Proteins encoded by one window of Electrophorus electricus isolate fEleEle1 chromosome 17, fEleEle1.pri, whole genome shotgun sequence:
- the LOC118242840 gene encoding protocadherin beta-16-like: MEYKRRSESSVTRLLTGLIVLFIRASEGDINYSVPEETNVGYVIGNIAKDLGINAKILSTRKARLDVDDDGKVYCDVSLSSGDLVVAERIDREQICGPKTVCPLKYEMILENPLELHVIVVHIQDINDNSPTFASDVIKFEIRESANKGARFTISGAHDEDVGLNGVQSYSLQNNEHFTFDVHARPGGGKYGELVLSKELDREQQQKMSLILTATDGGRPQRSGTTVIEVTILDANDNAPVFTQQIYKVNVPENADLGTVLATVTATDADEGANGQLTYEFGHTSEELNKLFKLNKNSGDIILVGQMDFEKESLYELSIQAKDGSGLASFASVIVKVNDVNDNAPVIFLKSLQNPVPENSRPGTEVGVINIQDKDTGLNKQIRCSIQQNTPFQLIPSIKNYYSIVTNGELDRELVAQYNITVTATDEGMPPLSSSKVIHLFVSDINDNPPVFEDTLYRAYVTENTKSGTSICSVSARDPDWRQNGTVLYSLVSSEVNGAAVSSFISINADTGVIHAVRSFDYEQFRNFKVQVVARDNGSPPLSSNVTVSVFITDENDNSPQILYPAPEGKSLMTEMVPKAALSGSLVSKVIAVDADSGQNAWLSYQILKSTDPRLFTIGLHSGEIRALRDITESDSMKQNLVISVKDNGQPPLSATCSMYLLISDNLAEVPELKDMTYEESNSKLTSYLIIALVSVSTFFLTFIILILAVRFCHRRKPRLLFDGAVAIPSAYLPPNYAEVEGAGTLRSSYNYDTYLTTGSRTSDFKFVGSHNENTLSYSQTLKKIPNDYLEENVITLNRTSETDEVSLPFPLTKIVMLFPM, from the coding sequence ATGGAGTACAAAAGACGATCCGAATCATCAGTGACCCGGTTACTGACGGGCTTGATTGTTCTATTCATACGCGCGAGTGAAGGGGATATAAACTATTCGGTGCCAGAGGAGACAAATGTTGGATATGTCATCGGAAATATTGCTAAGGATCTCGGAATAAACGCAAAAATCCTGTCAACACGCAAAGCGCGATTAGATGTCGATGATGATGGAAAAGTTTACTGTGATGTCAGTTTAAGCTCCGGTGATCTAGTTGTTGCAGAGAGAATAGACAGAGAGCAAATATGTGGACCAAAGACCGTTTGTcctctgaaatatgaaatgattCTTGAAAATCCCCTAGAACTGCATGTTATTGTAGTGCACATTCAGGATATAAATGATAATTCTCCGACATTTGCTAGCGATGTTATAAAATTTGAAATTCGAGAGTCAGCAAACAAAGGCGCTCGTTTTACAATCAGTGGTGCCCATGATGAAGACGTCGGTTTAAACGGGGTCCAAAGCTATTCGTTGCAAAATAATGAACACTTTACTTTTGATGTCCACGCCAGACCGGGTGGAGGGAAGTATGGTGAATTGGTTTTAAGCAAGGAGCTAGATCgtgaacagcagcagaaaaTGTCATTGATACTCACCGCCACCGATGGCGGAAGGCCACAGAGATCAGGGACTACAGTCATTGAAGTTACAATACTGGATGCGAACGACAACGCACCAGTATTTACTCAGCaaatatataaagtaaatgtaCCTGAAAATGCTGATTTAGGAACTGTTCTAGCTACTGTGACAGCCACAGACGCTGATGAAGGGGCAAACGGTCAGTTAACCTATGAATTCGGGCACACATCTGAAGAGCTAAACAAATTATTCAAACTAAATAAGAACAGCGGGGATATTATTTTGGTTGGTCAGATGGACTTCGAGAAGGAATCGCTCTATGAACTCAGCATACAGGCTAAAGATGGATCCGGTCTAGCTTCATTCGCTAGCGTTATCGTCAAAGTGAATGACGTGAATGACAACGCGCCAGTTATATTTCTCAAATCTTTACAGAATCCAGTTCCTGAAAATTCAAGGCCAGGTACGGAGGTTGGCGTAATTAATATTCAGGATAAAGATACAggactaaataaacaaattaggTGTTCTATTCAGCAAAATACCCCATTTCAATTAATTCCATCAATTAAAAATTACTATTCTATTGTTACTAATGGAGAACTTGACCGGGAACTAGTGGCACAATACAACATAACAGTAACAGCCACTGATGAAGGTATGCCTCCATTGTCTTCTTCCAAggtcattcatttatttgtttcagaTATCAACGACAACCCGCCTGTATTTGAAGATACATTATACAGAGCATATGTGACAGAGAATACCAAATCAGGTACCTCTATCTGTTCTGTTAGTGCGAGAGATCCAGACTGGAGGCAGAATGGTACAGTACTGTATTCTCTGGTGTCCAGTGAAGTCAACGGTGCTGCAGTGTCCTCATTTATATCCATTAATGCAGACACAGGAGTGATCCATGCTGTGAGGTCATTTGACTATGAGCAGTTCAGAAACTTCAAAGTTCAGGTTGTAGCCAGAGACAATGGCTCTCCTCCACTCAGCAGCaatgtgactgtgagtgtgttcataaCAGATGAGAATGATAACTCTCCACAGATATTATACCCTGCTCCAGAGGGAAAGTCTTTAATGACTGAGATGGTACCTAAAGCTGCTCTGTCAGGCTCTCTGGTCTCCAAGGTGATTGCTGTAGATGCTGACTCTGGACAGAATGCATGGTTGTCATATCAGATTTTGAAATCTACTGATCCGAGACTTTTCACCATTGGTCTCCATAGTGGAGAGATCAGGGCACTGAGGGACATTACTGAATCTGACAGCATGAAGCAGAACCTCGTTATCTCAGTGAAAGATAATGGacaacctcctctctctgctactTGTTCtatgtatttacttatttcgGATAACCTTGCTGAAGTTCCAGAACTTAAAGACATGACTTATGAGGAGAGcaactccaaactaacatcATATTTGATCATCGCACTCGTTTCTGTGTCCACCTTCTTTCTGACTTTCATTATTCTGATCCTGGCTGTGAGGTTTTGTCACAGGAGAAAGCCCAGACTGTTGTTTGATGGAGCAGTCGCCATTCCCAGCGCGTATCTCCCTCCCAACTatgcagaggtggagggagctgGAACTCTCCGCAgttcttacaattatgacacgTATCTAACAACAGGCTCACGCACCAGTGACTTCAAATTTGTTGGGTCTCATAATGAAAATACACTGTCTTATAGTCAGACGCTGAAGAAAATTCCAAATGATTATCTTGAAGAAAACGTCATTACATTAAATAGAACATCAGAAACAGATGAGGTAAGCCTGCCTTTTCCCTTGACTAAAATTGTTATGTTATTTCCAATGTag
- the LOC118242838 gene encoding protocadherin gamma-A11-like, with translation MRGLSKSPICFILILALHLSNGDLRYSVPEEMKRGYVVGNPAKDLRLDAKTLVSRNARLDADGVSKRFSELDTRTGALIVSEPGDREELCGSRQMCLLKYELVLEKPLELHSVVVQIQDINDNAPQFSSDKIKLEISESAVKGTTFFLGEAHDADLGQNAVQGYSLGRNGHFSLHVGTNSDGGNYAELVLDKELDREKEQEVTLFLTATDGGDPERSGTAVIHVTVLDANDNSPVFTQPVYKVNLPENAPMGTVVVSVNATDADAGVNGEVMYEFSRMSDKAARIFSLDKLNGEIKVTGPVDFEEESYYEMRVQAKDGLGSASDAKVVVEVTDVNDNSPKIVIKSLINPFPENVIPGTEVGIVNVQDEDSGQNRQVRCFIQENVPFKLNPSIKNYYSIIITTGVDREIVSYFNITIIAVDEGTPALSSSKSIHLSVSDVNDNPPVFEKIDYGAYMTENNKPGTSICSVSARDPDWRQNGTVLYSLVSSEVNGVPVSSFISINADTGVIHAVRSFDYEQFRNFKVQVVARDNGSPPLSSNVTVSVFITDENDNSPQILYPAPEGKSLMTEMVPKASLSGSLVSKVIAVDADSGQNAWLSYQIVKSTDPGLFTIGLHSGEIRALRDITESDSMKQNLVISVKDNGQPPLSATCSVYLLISDNLAEVPELKDMTYEESNSKLTSYLIIALVSVSTFFLTFIILILAVRFCHKRKPRLLFDGAVAIPSAYLPPNYAEVEGAGTLRSSYNYDTYLTTGSRTSDFKFVASYNENTLPSTHTLNRIQNQFDPFEENLFTVASSDSKSRFKR, from the exons ATGAGAGGATTGTCGAAGTCGCCTATTTGCTTTATTCTCATTCTCGCGCTCCATCTCAGTAATGGCGATCTAAGATATTCAGTTCCAGAGGAGATGAAACGAGGATATGTTGTGGGAAACCCAGCTAAGGATCTCCGACTGGACGCTAAAACACTTGTGTCCAGGAATGCACGTTTGGATGCAGACGGCGTCAGTAAACGTTTTAGTGAGCTAGATACACGGACTGGAGCCCTTATTGTTTCGGAGCCcggagacagagaggagctcTGCGGCTCGCGTCAGATGTGTCTTCTTAAATACGAATTGGTCCTAGAGAAACCGTTAGAGCTTCATAGCGTTGTTGTGCAAATTCAGGATATAAATGATAATGCACCACAATTTTCCTCCGATAAAATTAAACTCGAAATTAGCGAGTCCGCAGTTAAGGGGACTACTTTTTTCTTGGGAGAAGCCCACGATGCAGATTTAGGACAAAACGCAGTTCAGGGATATTCTCTTGGAAGAAACGGTCATTTCTCTTTACATGTCGGTACAAATTCAGACGGAGGAAACTACGCAGAGTTAGTACTTGATAAAGAACTCGATCGCGAGAAAGAGCAGGAGGTTACATTGTTTCTAACAGCCACAGATGGTGGGGATCCGGAAAGGTCAGGCACCGCCGTTATACATGTTACTGTGCTGGATGCTAACGATAATTCTCCCGTGTTTACTCAACCTGTGTATAAAGTAAATCTACCAGAAAATGCCCCTATGGGCACGGTCGTAGTAAGCGTGAACGCGACAGATGCAGACGCGGGTGTAAATGGAGAAGTAATGTACGAGTTTAGTCGAATGTCTGATAAAGCTGCTAGGATATTTTCACTGGACAAGCTTAATGGTGAAATTAAGGTGACCGGTCCTGTAGATTTCGAGGAAGAGTCTTACTATGAAATGCGTGTACAGGCAAAAGATGGGCTGGGATCGGCCTCTGACGCAAAAGTGGTTGTCGAAGTCACTGACGTGAACGATAACAGTCCGAAGATTGTCATTAAGTCCCTCATCAACCCGTTCCCTGAAAACGTCATTCCTGGGACAGAGGTGGGCATCGTCAACGTTCAGGACGAAGACTCCGGGCAAAATCGTCAGGTCCGTTGTTTCATTCAAGaaaatgttccttttaaattaaatccGTCGATAAAGAATTATTATTCCATAATCATAACAACTGGGGTGGATCGTGAAAtagtttcatattttaatataactATTATTGCTGTAGATGAGGGAACACCAGCATTGTCTTCATCTAAATCTATTCATTTATCAGTTTCTGATGTCAATGACAACCCACCTGTATTTGAAAAGATAGATTATGGTGCTTATATGACTGAGAACAACAAACCAGGCACCTCTATCTGTTCTGTTAGTGCGAGAGACCCAGACTGGAGGCAGAATGGTACAGTACTGTATTCTCTGGTGTCCAGTGAGGTCAATGGTGTTCCAGTGTCCTCATTTATATCCATTAATGCAGACACAGGGGTGATCCATGCTGTGAGGTCATTTGACTATGAGCAGTTCAGAAACTTCAAAGTCCAGGTTGTAGCCAGAGACAATGGCTCTCCTCCACTCAGCAGTaatgtgactgtgagtgtgttcataaCAGATGAGAATGATAACTCTCCACAGATATTATACCCTGCACCTGAGGGAAAGTCTTTAATGACTGAGATGGTCCCTAAAGCTTCTCTGTCAGGCTCTCTGGTCTCCAAGGTGATTGCTGTGGATGCTGACTCAGGACAGAATGCATGGCTGTCATATCAGATTGTGAAGTCTACTGATCCAGGACTTTTCACCATTGGTCTCCATAGTGGAGAGATCAGGGCACTGAGGGACATTACTGAATCTGACAGCATGAAGCAAAACCTTGTTATCTCAGTGAAAGATAATGGacaacctcctctctctgctacctgttctgtttatttacttatttctgaCAACCTTGCTGAAGTTCCAGAACTTAAAGACATGACTTATGAGGAGAGcaactccaaactaacatcTTATTTGATCATCGCACTCGTTTCTGTGTCCACCTTCTTTCTGACTTTCATTATTCTGATCCTGGCTGTGAGGTTTTGTCACAAGAGAAAGCCCAGACTGTTGTTTGATGGAGCAGTCGCCATTCCCAGTGCGTATCTCCCTCCCAACTatgcagaggtggagggagctgGAACTCTCCGCAgttcttacaattatgacacgTATCTAACAACAGGCTCACGCACCAGTGACTTCAAATTTGTCGCATCATATAATGAGAACACACTGCCTTCAACTCATACCCTCAACAGGATTCAAAATCAATTTGATCCATTTGAAGAGAACTTATTCACTGTTGCTTCATCCGATTCTAAG TCCCGATTTAAGCGCTAA
- the LOC113590526 gene encoding protocadherin beta-15-like, with translation MNAAASLPCKWQFWAIIFYFFLDRVAVADIRYSVLEETKTKYIIGSLSKDLNLDSKGLSYRKARLDYQGDKRYCGIDLDSGHIFVLERIDREILCGTMTPCVLHFEFILENPLELHNVILEVQDVNDHTPAFPKDSIKLEISETVPTGSKFQIARARDLDVGINSVQSYILSQNEHFSMDARTSKDRYVDIILKSNLDREIEGEFSLILTAVDGGNPPRSGTVVIQVLVQDVNDNAPIFSQSLYRTQLFENSAPGTTVIKITATDLDEGANGQITYYINHLSDNTNNLFQIDENNGEISVTGQLDHESASSYEIEIQAEDGGGQTGHCKVLIELADVNDNAPVIMVKSLTNPIPENIAVGSEVAILNVKDQDSGENSRVSCSVPINLPFKLQRSIKNYFTLVTITLLDREQIAEYNITITATDGGTPTLFSTTTLNIHVGDINDNSPVFGQHVYGAYVVENNKPGTSICSVSASDPDWRQNGTVMYSLVSSEVNSVPVSSFISINADTGVIHAVRSFDFEQFRKFKVQVVARDNGSPPLSSNVTVNVFITDENDNSPQILYPAPEGKTLMTEMVPKASLSGSLVSKVIAVDADSGQNAWLSYQIVKSTDPGLFSIGLHNGEIRALRDITESDSIKQNLIISVKDNGQPPLSATCSVYLLISDNLAEVPEFKDMTYEESNSKLTSYLIIALVSVSTFFLTFIILILAVRFCHRRKPRLLFDGAVAIPSAYLPPNYAEVEGAGTLCSSYNYDTYLTTGSRTSDFKFVSSYNDNTLPADGSLKTNRDDSNMTSLSDAGEILEVRFFL, from the coding sequence ATGAATGCGGCAGCATCGTTGCCATGCAAATGGCAATTTTGGgctattatattttatttcttcctCGACCGAGTCGCTGTCGCAGACATTCGCTATTCTGTCCTGGAGGAGACAAAGACAAAATACATTATTGGAAGTCTAAGCAAAGACCTCAATCTGGATTCTAAAGGTTTGAGTTATCGCAAAGCAAGACTGGATTATCAAGGTGATAAACGTTATTGTGGAATAGACTTGGATTCTGGGCATATATTTGTCTTGGAGAGAATCGACCGAGAAATACTCTGTGGAACCATGACGccatgtgttttacattttgaatttattCTTGAAAATCCTCTAGAGCTTCACAACGTGATTTTAGAGGTACAGGATGTTAACGACCACACGCCTGCCTTCCCGAAAGACTCAATCAAGCTTGAGATCAGCGAGACTGTACCGACTGGAAGTAAATTTCAAATAGCTCGTGCCCGAGATCTGGATGTTGGCATAAATTCCGTTCAGAGTTACATTCTTAGTCAAAACGAGCACTTTTCCATGGACGCAAGAACGAGTAAAGACAGGTATGTGGACATTATATTGAAAAGTAACCTCGACCGTGAAATAGAAGGGGAATTTTCTTTGATACTAACTGCCGTGGACGGGGGAAATCCTCCTCGTTCCGGTACGGTTGTTATCCAGGTGCTTGTCCAAGATGTCAATGACAATGCCCCGATTTTTTCACAGTCTTTGTACAGGACACAATTATTTGAAAATTCTGCGCCTGGAACAACCGTTATCAAAATAACCGCGACTGATTTGGATGAAGGCGCAAATGGACAAATAACGTACTATATTAATCACCTTTCTGACAATACCAATAATCTATTTCAAATTGACGAAAACAACGGTGAAATTTCAGTAACTGGACAACTAGACCACGAAAGTGCCTCTTCATATGAAATAGAAATACAAGCGGAGGATGGCGGAGGACAGACCGGCCATTGCAAAGTCCTGATTGAATTAGCTGACGTTAATGACAACGCGCCGGTAATAATGGTGAAATCGTTAACAAACCCAATTCCAGAGAACATTGCAGTTGGCTCAGAAGTTgccattttaaatgtgaaagacCAAGATTCTGGTGAAAACAGCCGAGTCAGTTGTTCTGTCCCCATCAACTTACCATTCAAATTACAACGATCTATTAAGAACTATTTCACATTAGTAACTATCACTTTGCTTGATCGCGAGCAAATCGCCGAATATAATATCACAATTACGGCAACTGATGGAGGTACCCCTACCCTGTTCTCAACTACAACTTTGAACATCCATGTTGGAGATATAAATGACAATTCTCCTGTATTTGGACAGCACGTTTATGGTGCATATGTCgtggaaaacaacaaaccagGCACCTCTATCTGTTCTGTGAGTGCTAGTGACCCAGACTGGAGGCAGAATGGCACAGTAATGTATTCTCTGGTGTCCAGTGAGGTGAACAGTGTTCCAGTGTCCTCATTTATATCCATTAATGCAGACACAGGGGTGATCCATGCTGTGAGGTCATTTGACTTTGAGCAGTTCAGAAAGTTCAAAGTCCAGGTTGTAGCCAGAGACAATGGCTCTCCTCCACTCAGCAGCAATGTGACTGTGAATGTGTTCATAACAGATGAGAATGATAACTCCCCACAGATATTATACCCTGCTCCAGAGGGAAAGACTTTAATGACTGAGATGGTCCCTAAAGCTTCTCTGTCAGGCTCTCTGGTCTCCAAGGTGATTGCTGTGGACGCTGACTCTGGACAGAATGCATGGCTGTCATATCAGATTGTGAAGTCTACTGATCCAGGACTTTTCTCCATTGGTCTCCATAATGGAGAGATCAGGGCACTGAGGGACATTACTGAATCTGACAGCATAAAGCAGAACCTCATTATCTCAGTGAAAGATAATGGacaacctcctctctctgctacctgttctgtgtatttacttatttctgACAACCTTGCTGAAGTTCCAGAATTTAAAGACATGACTTATGAGGAGAGcaactccaaactaacatcATATTTGATCATTGCGCTCGTTTCTGTGTCCACCTTCTTTCTaactttcattattttgatCCTGGCTGTGAGGTTTTGTCACAGGAGAAAGCCCAGACTGTTGTTTGATGGAGCAGTCGCCATTCCCAGCGCGTATCTCCCTCCTAACTatgcagaggtggagggagctgGAACTCTCTGCAgttcttacaattatgacacgTATCTAACAACAGGCTCACGCACCAGTGACTTTAAATTCGTCTCATCGTACAATGACAACACACTTCCTGCTGATGGTTCTCTAAAGACGAATCGAGATGATTCAAATATGACTAGTCTTTCTGATGCAGGCGAAATATTAGAGGTAAGATTCTTTTTGTGA